The Novosphingobium kaempferiae genome includes a window with the following:
- a CDS encoding aminopeptidase P family protein: MLMNTHEARLDALRKELKARGLDGFVIPISDEHMSEYVGAYAQRLEWLTGFGGSAGTAVVLADATLAPAAAMFVDGRYTLQVRDQVDGRLYAYENVPATSPAAWLSDHAPKGAKIGYDAWLHGSKWAEGVERILAAKGGALVAVEGNPVDAVWEDQPLPSAAPALVHPDQFTGEVSEAKRAAVSEWLTAKRLDATVVTALDSIAWLLNIRGTDVERTPVALSYVIARADGTADLFIAGEKVTDELKRHLGNAVTIRERSAFAGALRELAGKRVAVDPERAVSAIFEELRKAGATLVEERDPTVLPKAIKNPVEQAGHRAAQGRDAAAVTRFLHWLSVEAPKGEVTELSAAAKLQDFRSVDPTLRDLSFDTISGAGPNGASPHYRVSEETNRALEPNSVYLVDSGGQYLDGTTDITRTVWVGPGEPFAEVKDRFTRVLKGHIALALAIFPKGTVGGQLDVLARHALWQVGLDYAHGTGHGVGSFLSVHEGPQRIGKSAGGQAGTDQALLPGMFLSNEPGYYKTGEYGIRIENLILVEPREIAGSDGEYYGFETLTHVPIERRLVDTALLTAEEIAWWNAYHARVLEIVAPQLEGEALAWLEVQCAAL; this comes from the coding sequence ATGCTGATGAATACCCATGAAGCCCGCCTCGATGCGCTCCGCAAGGAACTGAAGGCGCGCGGCCTCGATGGCTTCGTGATCCCGATCTCCGACGAGCACATGAGCGAATACGTCGGCGCCTATGCCCAGCGGCTCGAATGGCTGACCGGCTTCGGCGGCTCGGCGGGCACCGCCGTGGTACTGGCCGACGCGACGCTGGCGCCTGCCGCCGCGATGTTCGTCGACGGGCGCTACACGCTGCAGGTGCGCGATCAGGTGGATGGCCGCCTCTACGCCTACGAGAACGTGCCCGCGACCAGCCCCGCCGCGTGGCTGTCCGACCATGCGCCCAAGGGTGCCAAGATCGGCTACGACGCATGGCTCCACGGCTCCAAGTGGGCCGAGGGCGTCGAGCGCATCCTTGCCGCGAAGGGCGGCGCGCTGGTCGCGGTCGAGGGCAACCCGGTCGACGCCGTGTGGGAGGACCAGCCGCTTCCCTCCGCCGCGCCCGCGCTGGTCCACCCCGACCAGTTCACCGGCGAGGTCAGCGAGGCCAAGCGCGCCGCCGTCTCCGAATGGCTGACGGCCAAGCGCCTCGACGCCACCGTCGTCACCGCGCTCGATTCGATCGCCTGGCTGCTCAACATCCGCGGCACCGACGTGGAGCGCACGCCGGTCGCGCTGTCCTACGTGATCGCCCGCGCCGACGGCACCGCCGACCTGTTCATCGCCGGTGAGAAGGTGACGGACGAGCTTAAGCGCCACCTCGGCAACGCCGTCACCATCCGCGAGCGTTCGGCCTTCGCCGGGGCCTTGCGCGAACTGGCGGGCAAGCGCGTCGCGGTCGATCCCGAGCGCGCCGTCAGCGCCATCTTCGAGGAGCTGCGCAAGGCGGGCGCCACGCTGGTCGAGGAACGCGACCCCACGGTGCTGCCCAAGGCGATCAAGAACCCCGTCGAGCAGGCCGGCCACCGCGCCGCGCAGGGCCGCGACGCCGCCGCCGTCACCCGCTTCCTGCACTGGCTCTCGGTCGAGGCTCCGAAGGGCGAAGTGACCGAACTGTCCGCCGCCGCGAAGTTGCAGGACTTCCGCTCGGTCGACCCGACCCTGCGCGACCTGTCGTTCGACACGATCTCCGGCGCCGGTCCCAACGGGGCGAGCCCGCACTACCGGGTGTCGGAGGAGACGAACCGCGCGCTGGAGCCGAACTCGGTCTACCTCGTCGATTCGGGCGGCCAGTACCTCGACGGCACCACCGACATCACCCGTACCGTCTGGGTCGGGCCGGGCGAGCCCTTCGCCGAAGTGAAGGACCGCTTCACCCGCGTGCTCAAGGGCCACATCGCGCTGGCCCTTGCGATCTTCCCCAAGGGCACCGTCGGCGGCCAGCTCGACGTGCTGGCGCGCCATGCGCTGTGGCAGGTGGGCCTCGATTATGCGCACGGCACCGGCCACGGCGTCGGCAGCTTCCTCTCGGTCCACGAAGGGCCGCAGCGCATCGGCAAGTCAGCGGGCGGCCAGGCCGGGACCGATCAGGCGCTGCTGCCCGGCATGTTCCTCTCGAACGAGCCCGGCTACTACAAGACCGGCGAATACGGCATCCGCATCGAGAACCTGATCCTCGTCGAACCGCGCGAAATCGCGGGCTCGGACGGCGAGTACTACGGCTTCGAGACGCTGACCCATGTCCCTATCGAGCGCCGTCTGGTCGATACCGCGCTGCTCACGGCGGAGGAGATCGCGTGGTGGAACGCCTACCACGCCCGCGTGCTGGAGATCGTCGCCCCGCAGCTTGAGGGCGAGGCGCTGGCATGGCTCGAAGTACAGTGCGCGGCGCTTTGA